A stretch of the Aphis gossypii isolate Hap1 chromosome 2, ASM2018417v2, whole genome shotgun sequence genome encodes the following:
- the LOC114124999 gene encoding uncharacterized protein LOC114124999 isoform X3, whose protein sequence is MHTLLINYKHDNSRMWPYIRKTESVAELKMKFTGNQNVKNGIGVSGKPTRIPQTSTSITETKNGVKQKIPIVNSKKMIKDSVEDLSLTSKNSSRVKDLIKKLNEGSQQSSFKKKGPVHKVQKILSNSSTTTFQDVLDVRKKTVEVNNRVGGNTTNSMILDNENQLPQMVDLQTMFSLLSEKHSELLRAYNCMQMQQLKDSTLRKDKREIQRLTNINSDLLAEVNKLQTQLKETSEHNELLEFRLLELEDIETTTKLKSQNRETTEDMSDSGVMSLATSDDFCSDGDQHENELDVRRCDNIKQRLMEMYNSVCYCVEDRSTINQVLALIRHFECRLIDVNQNDRHKQAYTDCLQESGIFEEDIYSEAVSEATQTESPIEKTIGILSTDLTEELRKLSRIREKIEERKVPLVDDRVAKELSFYKEHWRTLERKIEAYESDGDDRVKLLTTTIDRESRLASEIKLLYTTIDKLKEQNRLVEEEKCEFEEAENDTRLRFQKLENKYMILAEKKNTLQTELTVKAQEIEALRQELSEVNAKKCEARKHAASMEALINKYEQRNFELEESEMETKCKLQILENAWPAIVLWNIWRVVCKHYRKPKSMTTIEYKQPTEPDIDYLEKLQIMTKERMEMEKRIQDLEFKENVYQQTLQQADNILANVEEGYKRQIEELSSELAEKQKQLTDRENRMRLSADSRDREPELLDRIHGLETEIRELVHKLKAKDVEKQSWVRRETQLRNDMEQFVNEVCQIKSENAVLRNQLDCEKMKFKDLQKDINFKQSVYAELEEKSNVEAKNYQSTILKLSKQIDEYDVTNGELKEEVETLEAHVKLLRNALAEEKEIKENITVELNQELSQKQEIIDNFERHMSYNGSKNAAEELQCENLKTNNVGKLNLEQIDNNNLHITTPQFPNLTQLQTCDACFKHFEPILQKVMNNFNNVLITLDSNSNLNLSDISTTTSDECPESTKPVQYKCPPKIKQTVCHLTKQAAMLEAKNFEKNKIIMMLADELLYLSEHDKWSRRLEFTRGLDSVPSTRYAPDFNCTTVEKYLNGGTECTSDEKLLLNGKFAQRIPCTERSTTVLCPVNLQEPLTITMMNVVDDEDGTAFPPITVHHPFVV, encoded by the exons atgATCAAAGATTCTGTTGAAGATTTGTCGCTTACGAGTAAAAACTCGAGTAGAGTCAAAGACCTG attaaaaagcTAAATGAAGGTTCCCAACAgtctagttttaaaaaaaaaggaccAGTGCATAAG gtacaaaaaatattatcaaattcgtCAACAACGACCTTTCAAGATGTTCTCGATGTACGGAAAAAAACTGTCGAAGTCAATAACCGCGTGGGAGGAAACACAACCAATTCGATGATTTTAGACAATGAAAATCAATTACCAcag ATGGTAGACTTACAAACTATGTTTTCATTACTATCTGAAAAACATTCAGAATTATTGCGTGCATACAATTGCATGCAAATGCAACAACTCAAAGACTCGACGTTGCGTAAAGACAAACGAGAAATCCAACGTTtgacaaatataaattctgaTCTTTTAGCTGAAGTGAATAAATTGCAAACTCAACTTAAAGAAACATCAGAACACAACGAACTACTCGAGTTCAGGCTTTTGGAGTTGGAAGATATCGAAACAACGaccaaa ttaaaaagtcAAAACCGTGAAACCACCGAAGACATGAGCGACTCCGGTGTTATGTCACTAGCCACCAGTGATGATTTTTGTAGTGACGGAGACCAACACGAAAATGAATTA gaTGTAAGACGATGCGATAACATTAAACAACGACTGATGGAAATGTATAACAGTGTATGTTATTGTGTAGAAGATAGATCAACAATTAATCAAGTACTAGCTCTCATACGACATTTCGAGTGTCGTTTAATAGACGTAAATCAAAATGATCGCCATAAACAGGCATACACGGACTGCCTTCAAGAGAGTGGTATTTTTGAAGAGGATATTTATTCAGAAGCTGTATCAGAAGCAACTCAAACGGAAAGTCCTATTGAAAAAACCATAGGTATTCTTTCTACCGATTTAACCGAAGAACTTAGAAAATTATCTAGGATTCGTGAAAAAATCGAAGAACGCAAAGTGCCATTAGTTGATGATCGAGTTGCTAAAGAATTGTCGTTTTATAAAGAACACTGGCGAACTTTAGAAAGGAAAATCGAAGCATATGAAAGCGATGGAGACGATAGAGTGAAACTTTTAACAACAACTATCGATAGAGAATCAAGACTGGCCAgtgaaataaaacttttatataccACTATAGATAAACTAAAAGAACAAAATCGATTGGTAGAAGAAGAAAAATGTGAATTCGAAGAGGCTGAAAATGACACCAGACTTAGATTCCAAAA gtTGGAAAACAAGTATATGATACtggctgaaaaaaaaaatactctacAGACAGAATTGACTGTCAAGGCCCAAGAAATCGAAGCACTTCGCCAAGAGTTGTCTGAagtaaatgcaaaaaaatgcGAAGCCCGTAAGCATGCGGCCTCCATGGAAgcattgattaataaatacgaGCAAAGAAATTTTGAACTTGAAGAATCTGAAATggaaacaaaatgtaaattacaaattttagaaaatgcaTGGCCTGCAATAGTGCTATGGAATATATGGCGTGTTGTTTGTAAACATTATCGTAAACCCAAATCAATGACAACTATTGAGTACAAACAACCTACAGAACCTGACATAGATTATTTAGAGAAACTACAGATCATGACTAAAGAGCGAATGGAAATGGAAAAACGGATCCAAGACCTTGAATTTAAAGAAAACGTCTATCAACAGACATTACAACAGGCAGATAACATTTTGGCGAATGTTGAGGAAGGTTACAAGCGGCAAATTGAAGAACTAAGCTCAGAACTGgcagaaaaacaaaaacagttAACAGATCGTGAGAACCGTATGCGATTATCAGCTGATTCTAGAGATAGAGAACCAGAACTTCTTGATAGAATACATGGGCTTGAAACGGAGATAAGAGAGCTTGTGCACAAACTAAAAGCTAAAGATGTGGAAAAACAGTCATGGGTTCGTCGTGAAACACAACTTAGAAATGATATGGAACAGTTCGTCAATGAAGTGTGCCAAATTAAATCAGAAAATGCCGTACTTAGAAATCAATTAGATTGCgagaaaatgaaatttaaagacTTACAgaaagatattaattttaaacagtcAGTGTACGCTGAACTTGAGGAGAAATCTAACGTTGaa gcaaaaaattaccaatctactatattaaaattatcgaaaCAAATTGATGAGTATGACGTTACAAACGGAGAACTTAAAGAAGAAGTTGAAACTCTTgag GCACACGTCAAACTTTTAAGAAATGCACTAGCAGAAGAAAAGgaaatcaaagaaaatataactgtCGAATTGAACCAAGAATTGTCACAGAAACaagaaattattgataattttgaaagaCACATGTCGTACAATGGATCGAAAAATGCTGCCGAGGAGCTGCAGTgtgaaaacttaaaa acTAATAATGTAGGAAAATTAAACTTGGAGCAAATCGACAATAACAATCTGCACATAACGACGCCACAATTCCCGAACTTAACACAATTACaa ACGTGCGATGcctgttttaaacattttgaaccaattttacaaaaagttATGAACAATTTCAACAacgttttaattacattagaCTCGAAcagcaatttaaatttgtcagATATCTCCACTACAACGTCCGATG AATGCCCAGAATCTACGAAACcc GTACAATACAAATGTCCACCTAAGATTAAACAAACAGTTTGTCACCTAACCAAACAAGCGGCCATGCTGGAGGCTAAGAATTTCGAAAAAAACAAGATAATTATGATGCTGGCTGACGAACTGCTATATTTATCTGAGCACGACAAGTGGAGTAGGCGATTAGAATTCACGAGAGGTCTCGATTCCGTACCATCCACTCGATACGCTCCCGACTTTAATTGCACGACCGTAGAAAAATACTTGAACGGTGGCACCGAGTGCACTTCGGATGAAAAG TTGCTTCTGAACGGGAAGTTTGCGCAGAGGATCCCGTGCACGGAACGCTCGACGACAGTGTTGTGTCCGGTCAACCTGCAGGAACCTCTCACGATTACGATGATGAACGTGGTGGACGACGAAGACGGAACGGCGTTTCCGCCCATCACCGTACACCATCCGTTCGTCGTATGA
- the LOC114124999 gene encoding uncharacterized protein LOC114124999 isoform X1, translated as MHTLLINYKHDNSRMWPYIRKTESVAELKMKFTGNQNVKNGIGVSGKPTRIPQTSTSITETKNGVKQKIPIVNSKKMIKDSVEDLSLTSKNSSRVKDLIKKLNEGSQQSSFKKKGPVHKVQKILSNSSTTTFQDVLDVRKKTVEVNNRVGGNTTNSMILDNENQLPQMVDLQTMFSLLSEKHSELLRAYNCMQMQQLKDSTLRKDKREIQRLTNINSDLLAEVNKLQTQLKETSEHNELLEFRLLELEDIETTTKLKSQNRETTEDMSDSGVMSLATSDDFCSDGDQHENELDVRRCDNIKQRLMEMYNSVCYCVEDRSTINQVLALIRHFECRLIDVNQNDRHKQAYTDCLQESGIFEEDIYSEAVSEATQTESPIEKTIGILSTDLTEELRKLSRIREKIEERKVPLVDDRVAKELSFYKEHWRTLERKIEAYESDGDDRVKLLTTTIDRESRLASEIKLLYTTIDKLKEQNRLVEEEKCEFEEAENDTRLRFQKLENKYMILAEKKNTLQTELTVKAQEIEALRQELSEVNAKKCEARKHAASMEALINKYEQRNFELEESEMETKCKLQILENAWPAIVLWNIWRVVCKHYRKPKSMTTIEYKQPTEPDIDYLEKLQIMTKERMEMEKRIQDLEFKENVYQQTLQQADNILANVEEGYKRQIEELSSELAEKQKQLTDRENRMRLSADSRDREPELLDRIHGLETEIRELVHKLKAKDVEKQSWVRRETQLRNDMEQFVNEVCQIKSENAVLRNQLDCEKMKFKDLQKDINFKQSVYAELEEKSNVEAKNYQSTILKLSKQIDEYDVTNGELKEEVETLEAHVKLLRNALAEEKEIKENITVELNQELSQKQEIIDNFERHMSYNGSKNAAEELQCENLKTNNVGKLNLEQIDNNNLHITTPQFPNLTQLQTCDACFKHFEPILQKVMNNFNNVLITLDSNSNLNLSDISTTTSDECPESTKPVQYKCPPKIKQTVCHLTKQAAMLEAKNFEKNKIIMMLADELLYLSEHDKWSRRLEFTRGLDSVPSTRYAPDFNCTTVEKYLNGGTECTSDEKSDDRKYLCLIRPENPIGLHVVRQIGPDCIILAWKSPKPNPVGLYELLLNGKFAQRIPCTERSTTVLCPVNLQEPLTITMMNVVDDEDGTAFPPITVHHPFVV; from the exons atgATCAAAGATTCTGTTGAAGATTTGTCGCTTACGAGTAAAAACTCGAGTAGAGTCAAAGACCTG attaaaaagcTAAATGAAGGTTCCCAACAgtctagttttaaaaaaaaaggaccAGTGCATAAG gtacaaaaaatattatcaaattcgtCAACAACGACCTTTCAAGATGTTCTCGATGTACGGAAAAAAACTGTCGAAGTCAATAACCGCGTGGGAGGAAACACAACCAATTCGATGATTTTAGACAATGAAAATCAATTACCAcag ATGGTAGACTTACAAACTATGTTTTCATTACTATCTGAAAAACATTCAGAATTATTGCGTGCATACAATTGCATGCAAATGCAACAACTCAAAGACTCGACGTTGCGTAAAGACAAACGAGAAATCCAACGTTtgacaaatataaattctgaTCTTTTAGCTGAAGTGAATAAATTGCAAACTCAACTTAAAGAAACATCAGAACACAACGAACTACTCGAGTTCAGGCTTTTGGAGTTGGAAGATATCGAAACAACGaccaaa ttaaaaagtcAAAACCGTGAAACCACCGAAGACATGAGCGACTCCGGTGTTATGTCACTAGCCACCAGTGATGATTTTTGTAGTGACGGAGACCAACACGAAAATGAATTA gaTGTAAGACGATGCGATAACATTAAACAACGACTGATGGAAATGTATAACAGTGTATGTTATTGTGTAGAAGATAGATCAACAATTAATCAAGTACTAGCTCTCATACGACATTTCGAGTGTCGTTTAATAGACGTAAATCAAAATGATCGCCATAAACAGGCATACACGGACTGCCTTCAAGAGAGTGGTATTTTTGAAGAGGATATTTATTCAGAAGCTGTATCAGAAGCAACTCAAACGGAAAGTCCTATTGAAAAAACCATAGGTATTCTTTCTACCGATTTAACCGAAGAACTTAGAAAATTATCTAGGATTCGTGAAAAAATCGAAGAACGCAAAGTGCCATTAGTTGATGATCGAGTTGCTAAAGAATTGTCGTTTTATAAAGAACACTGGCGAACTTTAGAAAGGAAAATCGAAGCATATGAAAGCGATGGAGACGATAGAGTGAAACTTTTAACAACAACTATCGATAGAGAATCAAGACTGGCCAgtgaaataaaacttttatataccACTATAGATAAACTAAAAGAACAAAATCGATTGGTAGAAGAAGAAAAATGTGAATTCGAAGAGGCTGAAAATGACACCAGACTTAGATTCCAAAA gtTGGAAAACAAGTATATGATACtggctgaaaaaaaaaatactctacAGACAGAATTGACTGTCAAGGCCCAAGAAATCGAAGCACTTCGCCAAGAGTTGTCTGAagtaaatgcaaaaaaatgcGAAGCCCGTAAGCATGCGGCCTCCATGGAAgcattgattaataaatacgaGCAAAGAAATTTTGAACTTGAAGAATCTGAAATggaaacaaaatgtaaattacaaattttagaaaatgcaTGGCCTGCAATAGTGCTATGGAATATATGGCGTGTTGTTTGTAAACATTATCGTAAACCCAAATCAATGACAACTATTGAGTACAAACAACCTACAGAACCTGACATAGATTATTTAGAGAAACTACAGATCATGACTAAAGAGCGAATGGAAATGGAAAAACGGATCCAAGACCTTGAATTTAAAGAAAACGTCTATCAACAGACATTACAACAGGCAGATAACATTTTGGCGAATGTTGAGGAAGGTTACAAGCGGCAAATTGAAGAACTAAGCTCAGAACTGgcagaaaaacaaaaacagttAACAGATCGTGAGAACCGTATGCGATTATCAGCTGATTCTAGAGATAGAGAACCAGAACTTCTTGATAGAATACATGGGCTTGAAACGGAGATAAGAGAGCTTGTGCACAAACTAAAAGCTAAAGATGTGGAAAAACAGTCATGGGTTCGTCGTGAAACACAACTTAGAAATGATATGGAACAGTTCGTCAATGAAGTGTGCCAAATTAAATCAGAAAATGCCGTACTTAGAAATCAATTAGATTGCgagaaaatgaaatttaaagacTTACAgaaagatattaattttaaacagtcAGTGTACGCTGAACTTGAGGAGAAATCTAACGTTGaa gcaaaaaattaccaatctactatattaaaattatcgaaaCAAATTGATGAGTATGACGTTACAAACGGAGAACTTAAAGAAGAAGTTGAAACTCTTgag GCACACGTCAAACTTTTAAGAAATGCACTAGCAGAAGAAAAGgaaatcaaagaaaatataactgtCGAATTGAACCAAGAATTGTCACAGAAACaagaaattattgataattttgaaagaCACATGTCGTACAATGGATCGAAAAATGCTGCCGAGGAGCTGCAGTgtgaaaacttaaaa acTAATAATGTAGGAAAATTAAACTTGGAGCAAATCGACAATAACAATCTGCACATAACGACGCCACAATTCCCGAACTTAACACAATTACaa ACGTGCGATGcctgttttaaacattttgaaccaattttacaaaaagttATGAACAATTTCAACAacgttttaattacattagaCTCGAAcagcaatttaaatttgtcagATATCTCCACTACAACGTCCGATG AATGCCCAGAATCTACGAAACcc GTACAATACAAATGTCCACCTAAGATTAAACAAACAGTTTGTCACCTAACCAAACAAGCGGCCATGCTGGAGGCTAAGAATTTCGAAAAAAACAAGATAATTATGATGCTGGCTGACGAACTGCTATATTTATCTGAGCACGACAAGTGGAGTAGGCGATTAGAATTCACGAGAGGTCTCGATTCCGTACCATCCACTCGATACGCTCCCGACTTTAATTGCACGACCGTAGAAAAATACTTGAACGGTGGCACCGAGTGCACTTCGGATGAAAAG AGCGACGATCGTAAATACTTGTGCTTGATCCGACCGGAAAACCCTATCGGCCTGCACGTCGTCAGGCAAATCGGACCAGACTGCATCATTCTGGCGTGGAAATCGCCAAAACCCAATCCTGTTGGTTTATACGAG TTGCTTCTGAACGGGAAGTTTGCGCAGAGGATCCCGTGCACGGAACGCTCGACGACAGTGTTGTGTCCGGTCAACCTGCAGGAACCTCTCACGATTACGATGATGAACGTGGTGGACGACGAAGACGGAACGGCGTTTCCGCCCATCACCGTACACCATCCGTTCGTCGTATGA